From Planococcus halocryophilus, the proteins below share one genomic window:
- a CDS encoding phytoene desaturase family protein: MSNSQKSVIVIGGGLGGLSAAISLAQQGYEVSLYEKNDHIGGKVNRLEQDGFGFDLGPSILTMPHIFDKLFQGSGKRMEDYVQIQRLNREWRSFFPDGTVLDLYHDLDLMERENPALSRKDMKEYYALLKYAQNIYKTTEHSYLKEGFESPKEAVAQNGILATLTGFDLTSTMYSAISKRISNPHLRDMLSYYVKYVGSSPYSAPAVLNMMIYMQHAQGCWYVKGGTHKLAEGLTKLAEEIGVKLYTGMGVIRALTSEDDKIVGIELEDGSFKKADYYVSNMEVIPFYKKMVAADENFVADLKKKYEPASSGLVLHLGVKKTYPFLNHHNFFFSENLHEQMEKVFEKHELPDDPTIYLVNVNKTDPTQAPEGHENIKILPHIPYIQDNPFTPEDYAKFEEIVLDKLERMGMHGLRDNIVTRDVWTPHDIERVYGSDRGAIYGTVSDKKKNGGFKHKKQSELYDNLYFVGGTVNPGGGMPMVTLSGQQVSDKIVKRDRAQRK, translated from the coding sequence ATGAGTAATTCACAAAAATCCGTAATCGTAATTGGCGGCGGACTTGGCGGTTTGTCCGCAGCGATTTCTCTTGCGCAACAAGGATACGAAGTTTCATTATATGAAAAAAACGATCATATTGGCGGCAAAGTAAATCGTTTAGAGCAGGACGGATTTGGGTTTGACCTTGGTCCATCCATTTTAACGATGCCACATATTTTCGATAAGTTGTTTCAAGGAAGCGGCAAGCGAATGGAGGATTACGTGCAAATTCAGCGACTCAACCGGGAGTGGCGCTCGTTTTTCCCCGATGGCACGGTACTCGATTTGTATCACGACCTTGATTTAATGGAGCGGGAAAATCCTGCGCTTTCACGAAAAGACATGAAAGAGTATTACGCATTATTAAAATACGCGCAGAACATTTACAAAACGACTGAACATAGTTATTTAAAAGAAGGTTTTGAGTCACCGAAAGAAGCAGTTGCGCAAAACGGTATTTTGGCGACATTAACTGGCTTTGATTTGACGTCCACAATGTATAGCGCGATTTCCAAACGCATCAGCAATCCACATTTGCGTGACATGCTTTCTTATTATGTGAAGTATGTCGGTTCTTCTCCGTATAGTGCGCCTGCCGTGTTGAATATGATGATTTATATGCAACATGCGCAAGGCTGTTGGTATGTAAAAGGCGGCACGCATAAACTAGCCGAAGGTTTAACAAAACTAGCCGAAGAAATCGGTGTTAAACTCTACACAGGTATGGGTGTCATTCGTGCGCTAACAAGTGAAGACGACAAAATCGTTGGCATTGAACTAGAAGATGGTTCGTTTAAAAAGGCCGATTATTATGTGTCGAATATGGAAGTGATTCCGTTTTATAAAAAAATGGTGGCGGCAGACGAAAACTTTGTTGCGGATTTGAAGAAAAAATATGAACCCGCAAGTTCAGGACTAGTGTTGCATCTCGGCGTTAAAAAAACCTACCCATTTTTAAATCATCACAACTTTTTCTTCTCGGAAAACTTGCATGAGCAAATGGAGAAAGTGTTTGAAAAACACGAGTTGCCCGACGACCCAACCATTTACTTAGTCAACGTCAATAAAACCGATCCGACACAAGCGCCAGAAGGGCACGAAAACATTAAGATTTTGCCACACATTCCGTATATCCAAGACAATCCGTTTACACCTGAAGATTATGCGAAGTTTGAAGAAATTGTTCTCGATAAACTAGAACGCATGGGCATGCATGGCCTTCGAGACAATATTGTCACACGTGACGTTTGGACGCCGCATGATATCGAACGGGTTTACGGTTCAGACCGCGGTGCAATTTATGGCACGGTTTCCGATAAAAAGAAAAACGGTGGCTTCAAGCATAAAAAGCAAAGCGAATTATACGACAACCTGTACTTTGTCGGCGGCACAGTGAATCCAGGTGGCGGTATGCCAATGGTGACATTGAGTGGTCAACAAGTGAGCGATAAAATTGTGAAGCGGGATCGAGCGCAGAGGAAATGA
- a CDS encoding OsmC family protein, whose product METDQLTITTKWQGDFVFSAVGQGGHSLTMDAHQGVGNNQGLLPMQALLGSLAGCVGMDVIMILRSQMKNIHSLEIVTEGFKRQNPPKEFLSLLVTFFVAGEIAKEKVLHAIEVSGEKYCPVAHSLKAEVDYRLILNGKEVVAD is encoded by the coding sequence ATGGAGACAGATCAATTGACGATCACCACAAAATGGCAAGGCGACTTTGTGTTCTCAGCAGTTGGACAAGGTGGTCATTCGCTGACGATGGATGCTCATCAAGGTGTTGGAAATAATCAAGGTTTATTGCCAATGCAGGCTTTGCTCGGGTCACTTGCAGGTTGCGTCGGAATGGATGTCATTATGATTTTGCGTTCTCAAATGAAAAACATTCATTCCTTAGAAATCGTCACCGAAGGCTTCAAACGACAAAATCCACCAAAAGAATTTTTGTCGCTTTTAGTTACATTTTTCGTTGCAGGTGAAATTGCTAAAGAAAAAGTGCTGCATGCCATCGAAGTCAGTGGAGAAAAGTATTGTCCTGTTGCTCATTCGCTCAAAGCTGAAGTTGACTATCGTCTCATATTAAACGGAAAGGAAGTCGTCGCTGACTAG
- the arr gene encoding NAD(+)--rifampin ADP-ribosyltransferase gives MKENEDLLDKGPFFHGTKAALQIGDLLEPQNQSNYQDKKSNHIYFTASLDAAKWGAELATAHFKERIYIVEPLGKFEDDPNLTNKRFPGNPTRSYRSTSPLKIVAELGSWQRHTEEEINHMLSSLKALREQGKDVISD, from the coding sequence ATGAAAGAAAACGAAGATCTTTTAGACAAAGGTCCTTTTTTCCATGGAACCAAAGCAGCTTTACAGATTGGTGATTTATTAGAACCTCAAAATCAATCGAATTATCAAGACAAAAAATCCAACCATATTTATTTTACGGCTTCCTTAGACGCGGCCAAATGGGGAGCTGAACTGGCGACAGCACACTTTAAAGAACGTATTTACATTGTTGAACCTTTAGGTAAATTCGAAGACGATCCAAACTTAACCAATAAACGATTCCCCGGTAACCCAACACGGTCGTATAGATCTACCTCTCCATTAAAAATTGTGGCTGAGTTGGGATCTTGGCAACGACATACTGAGGAAGAAATTAACCACATGCTCTCCTCTTTAAAAGCTTTGCGCGAACAAGGAAAAGACGTCATTTCAGATTAA
- a CDS encoding FadR/GntR family transcriptional regulator: MNPKKKTYELIVEQINLLCLEKNLQPGDRLPSERDLASLLGVSRNSIREALKNLESKEFIEIRQGGGSFRAASKRDLLGNELRTHIDKAKAILIDEMLELRRAFEVEAAFLAAQRATPENLEAIKNVLIQMADAKNDPEKGVQADLDFHLQVAYATKNQLLIDLMATLAMRMEENIRETRKHRFTDFNRHQDTLYEHEEIYDAIASQNSDLAKKLMSQHISRIRSELHSSS; this comes from the coding sequence TTGAATCCAAAGAAAAAAACTTATGAACTGATAGTGGAACAAATTAATCTTCTCTGCCTGGAAAAAAATCTGCAGCCAGGTGACCGGCTCCCTTCCGAACGAGACCTCGCGAGTTTGCTTGGTGTCAGTCGAAACTCCATCAGGGAAGCTTTAAAAAACTTGGAAAGTAAAGAATTCATTGAAATACGGCAAGGCGGCGGAAGCTTTCGTGCTGCATCAAAGCGCGACCTTCTTGGCAATGAACTTCGAACGCATATCGACAAAGCAAAAGCGATTTTGATTGACGAAATGCTTGAGTTGCGACGTGCTTTTGAAGTCGAAGCCGCTTTTCTAGCAGCGCAACGAGCCACTCCTGAAAACCTAGAAGCTATCAAAAACGTCCTCATCCAAATGGCTGATGCAAAAAATGATCCTGAAAAAGGAGTTCAAGCAGACTTAGACTTCCACTTACAAGTTGCCTATGCTACGAAAAACCAATTATTGATTGATTTAATGGCAACATTAGCCATGCGGATGGAAGAAAATATCCGTGAAACACGCAAACACCGCTTTACCGATTTCAATCGTCATCAAGATACACTTTACGAACACGAAGAAATATACGATGCCATCGCATCTCAAAATAGTGACTTGGCCAAGAAACTCATGAGCCAGCATATTTCGCGTATTCGCTCTGAATTGCACAGCTCTTCTTAA
- a CDS encoding FAD-binding oxidoreductase: MTIANQETILDHLKEHLKAEQISMNETIKELHGQDESYHKMKLPDMVVFPETTEQVSEIMKISTQYQIPVVPFGLGSSLEGHVIPENGGITIDFSLMNRVLEVSEEDFLVTVQPGVTRSQLNKELKKYGLFFTVDPGADATLGGMAATNASGTTSVKYGVMRDQVRDLEVVMADGTVIHTGNKAAKSSSGLHLNGLFVGSEGTLGCFTEMTLRVYGIPEFVTAARASFPTVKDAVEAVVSILQAGIPIARVELVDKQSMQQVNQYNDTAYAEKPTLFLEFHGNEAGLKQDVEFMQEIVQGHACEEVAFETDTAARNLLWEARHTLAYAYIHGYPGKKMMVTDVCLPISELAGAVGHARTNLIEMGLPGGIVGHVGDGNFHALIMMDMSNPEEVARAQEFNERIVVYALERGGTSTGEHGVGIGKQKYQQQEHGHALDVMEKIKAALDPSNLLNPGKNIKSVKKGVE; encoded by the coding sequence ATGACAATTGCAAATCAAGAGACCATCCTCGATCACTTAAAAGAACATTTAAAAGCTGAGCAAATTAGCATGAACGAAACCATTAAAGAACTTCATGGTCAAGATGAGTCTTATCATAAAATGAAATTACCCGATATGGTGGTTTTTCCAGAAACAACAGAACAAGTTTCTGAAATCATGAAAATATCCACACAATATCAAATTCCAGTAGTGCCATTTGGTCTCGGTTCAAGTTTAGAAGGACATGTGATTCCGGAAAATGGCGGAATAACCATTGATTTTTCATTGATGAACCGAGTATTAGAAGTGTCTGAAGAAGACTTTTTGGTGACCGTACAACCAGGAGTTACACGTTCACAGCTCAATAAGGAATTGAAGAAATACGGCTTATTTTTCACAGTAGACCCTGGAGCAGATGCAACACTCGGTGGCATGGCTGCGACAAATGCCAGTGGCACAACTTCTGTGAAATACGGGGTCATGCGCGATCAAGTGCGTGATTTGGAAGTGGTCATGGCGGATGGAACCGTTATTCATACCGGCAACAAAGCCGCCAAATCTTCATCGGGTCTGCACTTAAATGGTTTGTTTGTCGGTTCTGAAGGAACGCTCGGCTGCTTTACCGAAATGACGCTTCGCGTTTACGGCATTCCTGAATTTGTGACTGCGGCTCGTGCATCGTTCCCAACAGTAAAAGACGCTGTTGAAGCCGTTGTATCGATCTTGCAGGCTGGTATTCCAATTGCGCGCGTTGAACTTGTTGATAAGCAATCAATGCAGCAAGTCAATCAATACAATGATACCGCTTACGCAGAGAAACCTACGCTGTTTTTAGAGTTTCATGGTAATGAAGCAGGGTTAAAGCAAGATGTTGAATTCATGCAAGAAATTGTTCAAGGGCATGCCTGCGAAGAAGTCGCATTTGAAACAGATACGGCCGCACGAAATCTTCTATGGGAAGCACGACATACATTGGCTTATGCCTATATCCATGGCTATCCCGGTAAAAAGATGATGGTCACAGATGTCTGCCTTCCCATTTCCGAACTAGCAGGAGCCGTTGGACATGCACGTACAAACTTGATAGAAATGGGATTGCCTGGTGGAATTGTTGGGCATGTCGGTGACGGCAATTTTCATGCACTGATCATGATGGATATGAGTAATCCAGAAGAAGTAGCAAGAGCACAAGAATTTAATGAACGAATTGTTGTCTACGCACTAGAAAGAGGCGGCACTTCTACTGGTGAACATGGTGTAGGCATCGGCAAACAAAAATACCAGCAACAAGAACATGGACATGCGTTAGATGTGATGGAGAAAATAAAAGCAGCGCTGGATCCAAGCAATTTATTGAATCCTGGTAAGAACATTAAATCAGTAAAAAAGGGAGTCGAGTAA
- a CDS encoding bile acid:sodium symporter family protein yields the protein MKVLNGLSNIAGKYFAVWVILIALVAFLFPPAFVGLGSYITILLGVVMFGMGLTLKPVDFKIIAKSPRPVFVGVAAQFFVMPFAAFGIAYLLNLPPELAAGLVLLGCVPGGTASNVMVYLAKGNLALSVAMTALSTLMAPIMTPLLLLLLAGQWLPVNPMSMFVSIIQVIIVPIALGLVVQKLMPKVVEKTISVIPLISVAAILIIVSAVTAANAENVISSGFVVFLAVFLHNSFGLVLGYLTAMAMGLDEVDRRAISLEVGMQNSGLGVALATAYFGPLAALPSVWGAIWHNISGPILATIWSKKPSTTEKSTKVNRASGVQPGKA from the coding sequence ATGAAAGTTCTCAATGGATTGAGTAACATCGCGGGAAAATATTTTGCGGTTTGGGTAATTTTGATTGCGCTCGTTGCTTTTTTGTTCCCGCCCGCGTTTGTCGGGTTAGGTAGCTATATTACGATTCTCCTGGGTGTCGTGATGTTTGGCATGGGATTAACATTAAAGCCTGTAGATTTCAAGATTATTGCGAAAAGCCCACGCCCGGTTTTCGTTGGCGTGGCTGCACAATTTTTTGTTATGCCGTTTGCTGCATTTGGTATCGCTTATTTATTAAACTTGCCCCCTGAATTAGCAGCTGGACTTGTTCTATTAGGTTGTGTACCAGGAGGAACAGCATCAAATGTTATGGTGTATTTGGCAAAAGGAAATTTGGCGTTGTCTGTTGCCATGACTGCGTTGTCGACATTAATGGCACCGATTATGACGCCTTTATTGTTACTGCTTTTAGCGGGACAATGGCTTCCCGTAAATCCAATGTCAATGTTTGTTTCCATCATTCAAGTCATCATTGTGCCAATTGCACTTGGTCTAGTGGTTCAAAAGCTAATGCCAAAAGTGGTCGAAAAAACGATTTCAGTTATTCCACTTATTTCAGTTGCCGCAATCTTGATAATTGTGTCAGCTGTCACAGCAGCTAATGCAGAAAACGTCATCAGTTCAGGATTCGTTGTTTTCTTAGCGGTCTTTTTACACAATAGCTTTGGCTTAGTGCTTGGTTATTTAACGGCAATGGCGATGGGTCTCGACGAAGTGGATCGTCGTGCCATTTCACTCGAAGTCGGCATGCAAAACTCCGGTTTAGGAGTCGCACTGGCAACGGCTTACTTTGGCCCGCTCGCCGCCTTACCTAGCGTCTGGGGAGCGATTTGGCACAATATTTCTGGACCTATTCTCGCCACAATCTGGTCAAAGAAACCGTCCACTACTGAAAAATCTACCAAAGTGAATCGAGCGTCTGGAGTACAGCCTGGTAAAGCATAG
- a CDS encoding TetR/AcrR family transcriptional regulator: protein MSTSTNKRDDIIHSALTLFAERGFDATTIPMIATDAKVGAGTIYRYFDNKEVLVNTLFQHYVTLFSDTLEKNYPEEDSIYQKFHHLFQGMVRFTNEHDHALYFIKTHASAYFLTADSREQFSHLLMILQNFFDEGKKKKQIRKLPSQALIAIMFGGFLQLYQLIRAGEIEASEDLLVGVEESFWDAVRHHQ, encoded by the coding sequence ATGTCGACATCCACTAACAAACGTGATGATATTATTCATAGTGCGTTAACTTTATTTGCAGAACGTGGCTTTGACGCTACGACGATACCGATGATTGCCACTGATGCCAAAGTAGGCGCGGGTACAATCTATCGTTATTTTGATAACAAAGAGGTGCTGGTGAATACCTTGTTCCAACATTACGTGACATTGTTTAGCGATACACTGGAGAAAAATTACCCTGAGGAAGACAGCATTTATCAGAAATTCCATCATTTATTTCAGGGAATGGTTCGCTTTACAAACGAACACGATCATGCCTTGTATTTTATCAAAACACATGCTTCTGCGTACTTTCTTACTGCAGATAGTCGGGAACAGTTTAGCCATTTGCTGATGATTCTTCAGAATTTCTTTGACGAAGGAAAAAAGAAAAAGCAGATTAGAAAGCTTCCTTCTCAAGCACTTATTGCCATTATGTTTGGCGGCTTTCTACAGCTTTATCAGCTGATTAGAGCAGGTGAGATTGAGGCATCTGAGGACTTGTTGGTAGGAGTCGAAGAAAGCTTTTGGGATGCTGTGCGTCATCATCAATGA
- a CDS encoding bifunctional cytochrome P450/NADPH--P450 reductase, protein MIEMKNLPQPKTYGPLGNLPLIDKEKPVQSFMKQARELGPIYQFHFPGRASTFVSSARLAAEICDEIRFDKKIGPSLQKVRPFGGDGLFTSGTEEPNWKKAHNILLPSFSQQAMKGYHEKMIDLSSQLVQKWARLNPNEEIDVPDDMTRLTLDTIGLCGFDYRFNSFYREDSHPFIEKMVRALDESMSQTQRLGIQDKLMIRSKQQFKEDIDYMFNLVDQLIVERKQTGDQGEDDLLAHMLKGKDPETGESLDDENIRFQIITFLIAGHETTSGLLSFAIYYLLKNPEKLQKAYQEVDNVLGDDTPSFKQVKQLKYVRMILNEALRLWPTAPAFSVYAKEDTTLAGEYKVEKGDSFTLLIPELHRDPSVWGEDAEAFIPERFEDISSIPHHAYKPFGNGQRACIGQQFALHEATLVLGMVLQHFELEDYMDYELNVKETLTFKPDGLKMKVKSRRKVQMFQAPAVADKAESIAQSKPDAAIESHGTPLLVLYGSNLGTAEGVARELAETARYQGFEVEAAPLDDYAGDLPTAGAVLIISASYNGNPPDNAIRFMDWLTTADKADLTGVTYAVFGCGDHNWATTYQRVPSIMDEQMAAIGASRLLARGEGDASEDFDGDLEKWQERLWPTLADHFDLDLEKREHSSSQVSMEFVSGISYTPIARTYDAFTAVVAENIELLKAADRSTRHIEVQLPSGASYQEGDHLGVLPENSPTLVNRVLNRFAIKGDEYVVLGESSGRASHLPTNQPVQLKQLVATYVEIQEPATRAQIRELASSNPCPPHKMELEQLLEDEIYKREVLGKRQTMLELLEYYPSCELEFESFISLLPALKARYYSISSSPRVAKQQASITVSLVRGEAWSGKGEYAGVTSNYLSSRQPGDKIACFIRTPQTDFQLPENPETPVIFVGPGTGIAPFRGFIQARRVLQVEGKTLGKAHLYFGCRHPEQDFLYEEELKEAEQLGLIELYSAFSRQHDEKIYVQHLMKNNAQAILSLLEQGGHLYICGDGSKMAPEVTDTLTQCYQELHQVSNQEAIAWLQGLEQSGRFAKDVWAAT, encoded by the coding sequence ATGATTGAAATGAAAAACCTTCCACAACCAAAAACGTACGGACCACTCGGGAATTTGCCGCTCATCGATAAAGAAAAGCCTGTGCAATCGTTTATGAAGCAGGCTAGAGAACTAGGACCCATCTATCAATTTCACTTTCCTGGACGTGCCAGCACATTTGTATCAAGTGCCCGGTTAGCTGCCGAAATTTGTGACGAGATACGTTTTGACAAAAAAATCGGACCCTCTCTTCAGAAAGTACGGCCATTTGGCGGTGACGGTTTGTTCACAAGTGGCACAGAAGAACCGAATTGGAAAAAAGCCCATAATATCTTGCTACCAAGTTTCAGCCAGCAGGCGATGAAGGGATACCATGAAAAAATGATTGACCTTAGTTCGCAGCTAGTTCAAAAATGGGCACGGCTGAATCCAAATGAAGAAATTGACGTACCGGATGATATGACGCGTCTTACATTGGATACGATTGGACTGTGCGGGTTCGACTACCGCTTCAACAGCTTTTATCGTGAAGATTCTCATCCATTTATCGAAAAAATGGTCAGAGCATTGGATGAATCGATGAGCCAAACGCAACGTTTAGGCATCCAGGACAAGTTGATGATTCGCTCGAAACAACAATTTAAAGAAGATATTGATTATATGTTCAACTTGGTCGATCAACTGATTGTAGAACGTAAACAAACAGGAGACCAAGGAGAAGATGATTTGCTGGCACATATGTTGAAAGGGAAAGACCCTGAGACCGGAGAGTCTTTGGATGATGAGAACATCCGGTTCCAAATCATTACCTTCCTGATTGCCGGTCACGAAACAACAAGCGGCCTACTTTCTTTTGCTATCTATTATTTGCTGAAAAACCCTGAAAAATTGCAAAAAGCTTATCAAGAAGTAGATAACGTGCTTGGTGACGATACGCCTTCTTTTAAACAAGTAAAGCAGTTAAAATACGTGCGAATGATTCTGAACGAAGCTTTGCGGTTATGGCCGACTGCACCGGCATTTTCAGTATATGCCAAAGAAGATACGACGCTTGCGGGCGAGTACAAAGTTGAAAAAGGAGATTCATTCACTTTGTTGATCCCTGAATTGCATCGAGACCCTTCTGTTTGGGGAGAGGATGCAGAAGCTTTTATACCAGAGCGGTTTGAAGACATTTCGAGCATCCCACATCACGCTTATAAACCTTTCGGTAATGGTCAGCGGGCGTGTATTGGCCAACAGTTTGCGCTTCATGAAGCGACGCTAGTCCTTGGTATGGTGCTGCAACATTTTGAGCTGGAAGATTATATGGATTATGAACTAAATGTAAAAGAAACCTTAACGTTCAAGCCTGATGGGTTAAAAATGAAAGTGAAATCTAGAAGAAAAGTGCAGATGTTCCAAGCACCAGCTGTTGCAGATAAAGCAGAATCGATTGCGCAGTCGAAGCCGGACGCTGCAATCGAATCACATGGTACACCTTTGCTCGTGCTGTACGGATCTAATCTGGGAACAGCAGAAGGCGTAGCTCGCGAGCTTGCAGAAACTGCACGCTACCAAGGGTTTGAAGTGGAGGCTGCTCCATTGGATGACTATGCAGGAGATCTGCCGACTGCAGGAGCTGTGCTGATTATCTCTGCATCGTATAACGGAAATCCACCGGATAATGCGATTCGCTTTATGGATTGGCTGACAACTGCTGACAAAGCGGATTTGACGGGTGTCACGTACGCGGTCTTTGGGTGCGGAGATCATAATTGGGCTACCACTTATCAACGTGTCCCGAGCATAATGGATGAACAGATGGCAGCCATTGGTGCTTCAAGACTCCTTGCTCGTGGGGAAGGCGATGCGAGTGAAGACTTCGATGGCGACCTCGAAAAATGGCAAGAGCGTTTATGGCCGACTCTGGCAGATCACTTTGACCTTGATCTTGAGAAGCGCGAGCATTCTTCCAGTCAAGTGTCTATGGAATTCGTCAGTGGCATCAGCTATACGCCAATTGCCCGTACGTATGATGCGTTCACAGCAGTAGTGGCTGAAAACATCGAACTATTAAAGGCGGCTGACCGCAGTACCCGCCATATTGAAGTCCAGTTGCCTTCAGGTGCTAGCTACCAGGAGGGAGATCATCTTGGGGTGTTGCCTGAAAATTCTCCAACATTGGTAAATCGCGTGTTGAATCGCTTTGCTATAAAAGGTGACGAGTACGTGGTTCTGGGTGAAAGTTCAGGAAGAGCGAGTCATTTGCCAACCAACCAGCCTGTTCAGCTCAAGCAATTAGTAGCAACTTATGTGGAAATACAGGAACCAGCCACTCGCGCTCAAATTCGTGAGCTCGCCAGCAGCAATCCTTGCCCACCGCATAAAATGGAGCTGGAACAACTCCTAGAAGATGAGATCTATAAACGGGAAGTGTTAGGCAAACGCCAGACAATGCTTGAACTATTGGAATACTATCCTTCCTGTGAGCTGGAATTTGAGAGCTTTATTTCATTGTTACCGGCGTTGAAAGCCCGTTATTATTCGATTTCCAGCTCACCGCGTGTAGCGAAACAACAGGCAAGCATTACCGTCAGCTTAGTACGTGGAGAAGCTTGGAGCGGCAAAGGCGAGTATGCCGGTGTCACTTCCAACTACCTATCATCACGTCAGCCAGGTGACAAAATCGCCTGCTTTATCCGAACGCCGCAAACAGATTTCCAACTGCCTGAAAATCCTGAAACACCAGTGATTTTTGTCGGACCTGGCACAGGGATTGCGCCTTTCAGGGGCTTTATCCAGGCACGCCGTGTACTGCAGGTCGAAGGGAAAACATTGGGGAAAGCCCATTTGTACTTTGGTTGCCGTCATCCGGAGCAGGACTTTTTATATGAAGAAGAACTAAAAGAAGCAGAGCAACTTGGTTTGATTGAACTTTACAGCGCTTTTTCAAGACAGCATGACGAAAAAATCTACGTCCAGCATTTAATGAAGAATAATGCACAAGCCATTCTGTCGCTATTAGAACAGGGCGGTCACCTGTATATTTGTGGAGACGGCAGCAAAATGGCTCCTGAAGTGACGGATACACTGACTCAGTGTTATCAGGAACTTCACCAAGTCAGCAATCAGGAAGCTATTGCTTGGCTGCAGGGGCTTGAGCAATCTGGACGCTTTGCGAAGGATGTCTGGGCTGCGACTTAA
- a CDS encoding SDR family NAD(P)-dependent oxidoreductase, with protein MIKTAIITGAGSGLGQTTAFYLAEEGVNVSVVDISEESGNETVKKLKEKGVDAIFIKADVSKVEDVKNYVDKTLEHFGSIDYFFNNAGISGSGKKFLETDIQEIDQIVGINLLGALYGLRYVGEAMLKNGGGSIVNTASSAGVIGQASVVTYGATKHGIVGMTKSLVAEYAKDGLRVNAVAPGPIQTPMVKKFFEDNPDMKESAEAGIPQKRLGQPEDVAELVTFLLTKADYINGETVRIDGGFTNTK; from the coding sequence GTGATTAAAACAGCAATCATTACAGGAGCCGGCAGTGGACTTGGCCAAACTACAGCTTTTTATTTAGCAGAGGAAGGCGTCAACGTTTCCGTTGTCGACATTAGTGAAGAAAGCGGTAACGAAACGGTCAAAAAACTAAAAGAAAAAGGCGTCGATGCGATTTTCATTAAAGCGGACGTCTCAAAAGTAGAAGACGTAAAAAACTATGTAGACAAAACACTTGAGCATTTTGGCTCAATCGATTATTTCTTCAACAACGCCGGCATTTCCGGTAGCGGCAAAAAATTCCTTGAAACAGATATTCAAGAAATTGATCAAATTGTCGGTATTAACTTACTTGGTGCTTTATACGGTTTGCGTTATGTGGGAGAAGCGATGTTAAAAAACGGTGGAGGCTCCATTGTAAATACAGCTTCGAGCGCAGGCGTCATTGGGCAAGCTTCTGTTGTGACATATGGGGCTACGAAACACGGTATTGTTGGTATGACGAAAAGTCTTGTGGCAGAGTACGCTAAAGACGGGCTTCGTGTCAATGCCGTTGCACCTGGTCCGATTCAAACGCCAATGGTTAAAAAGTTCTTCGAAGACAATCCAGATATGAAAGAAAGTGCTGAAGCTGGGATTCCACAGAAACGCTTGGGACAACCAGAAGATGTAGCAGAACTTGTTACGTTTTTACTGACAAAAGCAGATTACATTAACGGCGAAACGGTTCGCATCGATGGCGGATTCACAAATACAAAATAA
- the nadX gene encoding aspartate dehydrogenase, with translation MNIGIIGTGNIAAYLLEQINLNHMVNGKVIAVFGRNQKAGPRLSEQFDVGFYTDIQDFLEMPLDIVVEASTVEAAGLYVKDVVSYKKDLVVSSIGVFKNLDFLEQIKSLAESLGTHIFLPSGAIGGLDVLQSANAVGGLKKVRITTRKSPASLGIESEEEKVIFEGSAYEAVEKFPKNVNVAMTLALAGIGVEQTEVRIIADPAIRQNSHTVEVVGDFGQMELKVENNPMPNNPKTSLLAALSILNVLQNKDGALRIGN, from the coding sequence ATGAACATTGGAATCATTGGTACAGGCAATATCGCAGCGTACTTACTGGAACAAATAAACCTTAATCACATGGTCAACGGAAAAGTCATCGCCGTTTTTGGACGCAACCAAAAAGCGGGACCTCGTTTGAGCGAGCAGTTTGATGTTGGATTTTATACAGACATTCAAGATTTTTTGGAAATGCCACTAGACATTGTGGTAGAGGCATCTACTGTGGAAGCAGCAGGTCTGTATGTGAAAGATGTGGTTAGCTATAAAAAAGATCTCGTAGTCAGCAGCATTGGTGTGTTCAAGAATCTCGATTTTTTGGAACAAATCAAATCCTTGGCGGAATCTTTGGGCACACACATTTTCTTGCCGTCTGGTGCGATTGGAGGGCTGGATGTATTGCAGTCCGCGAATGCGGTTGGTGGCTTAAAAAAAGTCCGGATCACGACACGGAAATCACCGGCATCGCTTGGTATCGAATCGGAAGAAGAAAAAGTGATTTTTGAGGGCTCTGCCTATGAAGCGGTCGAGAAGTTTCCGAAGAACGTTAATGTGGCGATGACATTGGCACTGGCAGGAATCGGTGTGGAACAAACGGAAGTGCGTATCATTGCCGATCCCGCCATCCGCCAAAATTCACATACCGTCGAAGTAGTAGGAGATTTCGGACAGATGGAGCTGAAAGTTGAAAACAACCCGATGCCAAACAACCCGAAAACGAGCTTGCTTGCGGCATTGAGTATTTTGAATGTACTGCAAAATAAAGACGGTGCGCTGCGGATTGGCAACTAA